A genome region from Thalassotalea euphylliae includes the following:
- a CDS encoding insulinase family protein codes for MLKQSPNDKKQYQPLTLSNGLQVLLVQNTESEKAAAALAINAGHFDDPRDREGLAHFVEHMLFLGTKNYPDGSEYQKFISQHGGHHNAWTGTEHTCFFFDIQSNYLPEALARFADFFICPLLSEEFVETERQNIDAEFKLKLKDDIRRLYDVHKATVNQAHPFSQFSVGNLETLADRDGQSAQADILAYFEQNYRANLMTLAIEGPQQLDELEQLAKQYFSSIKAGGDKKTITTPLYLAEHLTQEISVTPVKEERQLIVSFAMPGIDEYYQHKPESVLTYLLGHEGKGSILSLLKQQHLALGLTAGSGINGSNFKDFNISISLTEQGEQEIDRILDIVFSYIQLLKSKPLSHTYYIEKQKLACIAFDYMERLKPLDSVNQLAVNMQHYPVEDYIAGDYLMAGMCDDSVEHLLTFLSPNNCRIVKIGQNYQCDQLSPWYQVPYHICAISPQTLERWQTITVHQDLTLPAPNPYIIDKPQVWPHSHESSKPALIDNHNGLCVWYKQDTTYKVPKGYIYIGIDSPLAIASTANIVMTRMFVDIFSDQVIEEHYDAELAGIHYQLYAHQGGMTLQLSGLSEKQPLLLERLLASLIQHNFTEQAFEQSKALHIKQWQNADKNKSISQLFAALSSLMQPHNPAASELLETVSSISFAQFMRFCGRLFEHITLEVLIHGNWLESHARQIAKQIEDGFNHCFDGRNHVSCPVIDINGHQEYIVPVLLPEHDHAAVCYYPQAEKDEHSTALTMLTSHFLAPLFFQEMRTEKQYGYLVNVGYIPINRYPGIAFYIQSPHTSPVELVSAMDEFIATVSDKLAGVTNEQWQTFKFGLSAQLAEKDTSLRTKSQRFWAAISNQDFTFDRKQRLLEAINDISLEQVIAFIDEVLCKTDNQDFIGRLTLVSLENKTQSKQWEDRGATIINEPSELSQKTERKY; via the coding sequence ATGTTGAAACAAAGCCCTAATGACAAAAAACAATATCAGCCGCTGACACTTAGCAATGGTTTACAAGTGCTACTTGTACAAAACACTGAGTCTGAAAAAGCAGCGGCAGCTTTGGCAATTAATGCTGGTCATTTTGATGACCCTAGAGACCGCGAAGGCCTAGCGCATTTTGTTGAGCACATGTTGTTTTTGGGCACTAAAAATTATCCCGATGGTAGTGAGTACCAAAAATTTATCAGTCAGCACGGTGGCCATCATAATGCATGGACAGGCACCGAGCACACCTGCTTCTTTTTTGACATTCAAAGTAATTACTTACCTGAAGCCCTAGCAAGATTTGCTGACTTTTTTATCTGCCCGCTACTGAGCGAAGAATTTGTCGAAACTGAGCGACAAAATATCGATGCCGAGTTCAAATTAAAATTAAAAGACGACATTAGGCGCTTATACGACGTTCACAAGGCAACCGTAAACCAAGCCCATCCATTTTCACAGTTTTCTGTCGGCAACCTTGAAACCTTAGCCGATCGCGATGGACAAAGCGCACAAGCAGATATTCTTGCTTATTTTGAACAAAATTATCGCGCTAATTTAATGACCCTTGCCATCGAAGGGCCGCAGCAACTTGACGAATTAGAGCAGCTCGCTAAACAGTACTTTTCATCCATCAAGGCTGGTGGCGATAAAAAAACGATCACCACACCGTTATATTTAGCTGAGCACTTAACGCAAGAAATATCGGTTACCCCAGTCAAAGAAGAAAGGCAGTTAATTGTCAGCTTTGCGATGCCAGGTATCGATGAATATTATCAGCACAAGCCAGAATCAGTACTTACTTACCTGCTAGGACATGAAGGCAAAGGCAGCATCCTATCGCTACTCAAGCAACAGCATTTGGCTTTGGGGCTTACCGCGGGCTCAGGGATAAACGGTTCAAACTTCAAAGATTTCAATATCAGCATCTCGCTCACCGAACAAGGAGAGCAAGAGATTGATCGTATTCTCGACATCGTTTTTAGCTATATTCAGTTATTAAAATCAAAACCGTTATCGCACACTTACTACATTGAAAAGCAAAAGCTCGCGTGCATCGCTTTTGACTATATGGAAAGGCTCAAGCCACTCGATTCAGTGAACCAGCTCGCGGTGAACATGCAACACTACCCTGTGGAAGACTATATCGCCGGCGATTATTTAATGGCAGGTATGTGCGATGACAGCGTAGAGCACTTGTTAACCTTTTTGTCTCCTAACAACTGTCGCATCGTTAAAATTGGGCAAAATTACCAATGTGATCAGCTAAGCCCTTGGTATCAAGTACCCTATCATATATGTGCCATTTCGCCTCAAACACTAGAGCGCTGGCAAACCATAACTGTGCATCAAGACTTAACACTACCAGCACCAAACCCTTACATCATAGACAAACCTCAGGTTTGGCCTCATAGCCATGAGTCAAGCAAGCCTGCGCTAATTGACAACCACAATGGCTTATGTGTTTGGTACAAGCAAGATACAACTTATAAAGTGCCCAAAGGGTACATCTATATCGGTATAGATTCGCCACTTGCCATTGCATCCACCGCTAACATTGTCATGACGCGAATGTTTGTTGATATTTTTAGTGATCAAGTGATTGAAGAACATTATGACGCTGAGTTAGCTGGTATTCACTATCAACTCTATGCGCATCAAGGTGGGATGACACTGCAACTATCAGGGCTCAGTGAAAAGCAGCCATTGCTACTAGAAAGACTGTTGGCCAGCCTTATTCAACATAACTTTACTGAGCAAGCATTTGAGCAGAGCAAAGCATTGCATATTAAGCAGTGGCAAAATGCTGACAAGAACAAATCTATTTCTCAACTATTTGCGGCCTTGAGCTCACTAATGCAGCCTCACAATCCGGCTGCAAGTGAATTATTGGAAACGGTTAGCTCAATCTCGTTTGCTCAGTTTATGCGCTTTTGTGGTAGATTATTCGAACATATCACCCTTGAGGTATTGATCCACGGCAACTGGCTAGAAAGTCACGCTCGACAAATTGCTAAGCAAATAGAAGACGGGTTTAACCATTGCTTTGATGGTCGTAATCACGTTAGCTGCCCAGTTATAGATATCAATGGACACCAAGAATATATAGTGCCAGTGTTACTGCCCGAGCATGATCACGCAGCCGTGTGCTATTACCCACAAGCAGAAAAAGACGAACATTCAACGGCACTAACCATGCTAACCAGTCATTTTCTCGCACCTCTGTTTTTCCAAGAAATGCGCACAGAAAAGCAATATGGGTATCTAGTTAATGTCGGTTATATTCCTATTAACCGCTACCCTGGTATTGCATTTTACATCCAGTCACCACATACCTCACCGGTTGAACTAGTCAGCGCTATGGATGAGTTTATTGCAACGGTGAGTGATAAATTGGCAGGTGTCACCAATGAGCAATGGCAAACGTTTAAATTTGGCCTAAGTGCACAGTTAGCAGAAAAAGACACTAGCTTACGCACGAAAAGTCAACGCTTTTGGGCTGCAATATCCAATCAAGATTTTACCTTTGATCGCAAACAGCGCTTGCTTGAAGCTATCAATGACATATCGCTAGAACAAGTCATTGCTTTTATCGACGAGGTACTATGTAAAACTGACAATCAAGACTTCATTGGCCGATTAACATTAGTTTCACTTGAGAATAAAACGCAAAGTAAACAATGGGAAGATAGAGGCGCCACAATAATTAACGAACCAAGTGAACTAAGCCAAAAGACGGAACGAAAATACTAA
- a CDS encoding EAL domain-containing protein yields MLLIAVSISSVLVNKTTHASYFENNATFQQFTTSDGLSQSYVFSIVQDSNGFLWFATADGLNRYDGFEFVHYRHNVQDPNSVADNYIRTLFIDSENTLWVGTKGGLSRFNPSRNNFDNFTTDQENALTPSNQGNTNALSDNTIWTIYEVVSNADGVQLLVATESGLHKFNTANGQFTRIENGTTGESFKAVKSIYQDDKENIWLGTFDDGVYLSNQSFSLIKHLQVAGEKTSQWNFTIDATSLFDIKEIAENYWLATDNGIFIVDKSYQLKHHITQQSTDFQLLSNQIRTLLPTQGSKLWLGTKEGINAIDLLTLSISQVAKKGSAPNGFEEPWVMTSYQDRVGNLWFGTYGGGIQKHRDSSKLIKTGPITQLTHDLWLTSFAQDSAGTLWFSNESGELFKQPLDAELAQPISLNIEVAQVHVKDSNSLWLKSYSQELFEFNTESLTLRHFQAWTASSHKMQELVAFNNHLCQIDSARNVSCFNSNSEQVLTFLPGGEQAAVLLQKQTNDSLLVLTESQAVYKFSITQQTFEFIYSLADIYSPSVTVSHLILGQGSLWLASNGKGLTYIDLATSQVKNFIEGNGLGNSYVADLLMSPDNQLWFATNKGIGAIDVNSLTLKQFDLDYGLDHIEFNSHSALLTKEGWAYFGSPKGYVKFKPQQLFNTTQSISTPVISKINIANKNIETLEQFAGQHFPMNLANTKAFTIGYRDFPLSFDFVAPNAKLKNQTRYRYRLIGLEESWVEADNENRRATYTNLSSGEYTFEVEAFDLFDQTLVEGTKLSFTIAPPWWLDQSAVILYGLAGILLCAYFLQQLRHRHEYHYQIKKSEERLKLSLWGSGDEMWDWNIRTQKIFRSNIWGILEFPQDGTRNVGTEQTNIHPNDIKRVTNALEDHFDSKTEHYETTYRVLDKQENWVWVLDRGKVVERNEQGKPLRMTGTLKDVSQIKKAEERLKLFAKCIENISDAVVIYDRQFNTIDVNKSFSRITGRSKTDVIGEQLQFNRYPANFTQSIKKQLVVEGSWQGEIESLRHNNELYYCELTLDVIRDEGDNISHFVGVFSDITSRKASDAELRRLANSDTLTGLPNRSYFQANQQRLVKSKMPHALLVFDLDNFKKINDSMGHQVGDLILVEVAKRIARVGGKRISVYRLGGDEFSIIIENTNDIHTVTTLAKEILNCIAQPLKLKNQEIVLFSSIGIVLYPEDGATPAELLKNADTAMYHAKGNGGNRYQFFSDSMNKQAVKRIQIETLIRHGLKEDYFSVFYQPKIDIVSGKVSGMEALVRFETPTKGIISPLAFIPISEETGQIIDIGEIVLRKSCFATKRWIDAGLFDGRVAVNLSAVQFTQPNLPQMIANILEESQLPAKHLELEITEGTVMDSPQQAIDTMLQIRSMGIHLALDDFGTGYSSLAYLKKFPLNTLKIDKAFVDDIESSDQGRNMVATIVTIAHNLGMQVVAEGVENNNQLSFLAGLGCEQLQGYLYSKPLPENDFQKYLLSYQITDKSTSFINS; encoded by the coding sequence TTGCTGTTAATTGCTGTATCAATATCGTCGGTATTGGTTAACAAAACAACGCACGCTAGCTACTTCGAAAATAACGCAACTTTTCAGCAATTCACCACCTCCGATGGCCTATCACAAAGCTACGTATTTTCTATAGTCCAAGACAGTAATGGCTTTCTCTGGTTCGCAACAGCCGATGGTTTGAACCGTTATGACGGGTTTGAATTTGTGCATTATCGACACAATGTTCAAGATCCAAATTCGGTGGCTGACAATTATATTCGAACCTTATTTATCGACAGCGAAAATACCTTGTGGGTTGGTACAAAAGGTGGCCTCAGCCGATTTAATCCTTCCCGTAATAACTTTGATAATTTCACCACCGATCAGGAAAACGCTCTTACCCCCTCTAATCAAGGCAATACTAATGCCCTATCCGACAACACGATTTGGACTATTTATGAGGTTGTTTCCAATGCAGATGGTGTTCAACTGCTCGTCGCGACAGAATCAGGCCTGCATAAGTTCAATACCGCTAATGGTCAATTTACACGGATAGAAAATGGCACTACAGGCGAAAGTTTTAAAGCAGTAAAAAGTATTTACCAAGACGACAAGGAAAACATTTGGTTAGGTACTTTTGATGATGGCGTTTATCTTTCTAATCAAAGCTTTAGTCTGATAAAACACCTACAGGTTGCAGGTGAAAAAACCAGCCAATGGAATTTCACTATTGATGCTACTTCATTATTTGATATTAAAGAAATTGCAGAAAACTATTGGCTAGCAACCGACAACGGTATTTTTATTGTTGATAAAAGTTACCAGCTTAAACACCACATCACCCAACAATCGACTGACTTCCAATTACTGTCAAACCAAATCAGAACCTTATTACCGACCCAAGGCAGCAAACTATGGCTTGGGACCAAAGAAGGTATCAATGCCATTGATTTATTGACCCTATCAATCAGCCAAGTCGCGAAAAAAGGTTCAGCCCCGAATGGCTTTGAAGAGCCATGGGTGATGACATCTTATCAAGATAGGGTTGGTAACTTATGGTTTGGCACTTATGGTGGCGGTATTCAAAAGCACAGAGACAGCAGTAAGCTGATTAAAACAGGTCCTATAACGCAGTTAACCCATGACCTTTGGCTCACCTCATTTGCGCAAGACAGCGCAGGGACCCTGTGGTTTAGTAATGAATCAGGTGAACTGTTTAAACAACCTCTTGATGCCGAGCTAGCTCAGCCAATATCGCTAAACATTGAAGTCGCGCAAGTGCACGTTAAAGACAGTAATAGTTTATGGTTAAAAAGCTATTCACAAGAGCTTTTCGAATTCAATACTGAGTCACTGACGCTTCGACACTTTCAAGCTTGGACAGCTTCCAGTCATAAAATGCAAGAGCTAGTTGCTTTTAACAACCACCTTTGCCAAATCGACTCAGCAAGAAATGTCAGCTGTTTCAACAGCAATAGTGAGCAGGTATTAACTTTTCTGCCTGGCGGTGAACAAGCGGCCGTTTTACTGCAGAAACAGACAAACGATAGTCTACTCGTACTGACCGAAAGCCAAGCCGTTTATAAATTTTCAATTACTCAGCAAACATTCGAGTTTATTTATTCTTTAGCTGATATTTATTCACCTTCAGTAACGGTAAGCCATTTAATACTCGGCCAAGGCAGCCTGTGGTTGGCTTCAAACGGTAAAGGCCTAACCTATATTGACTTAGCAACCAGTCAAGTGAAAAATTTCATTGAAGGCAATGGTTTGGGCAATAGCTACGTGGCCGACTTACTAATGTCGCCTGACAATCAGCTATGGTTTGCGACCAATAAGGGAATTGGCGCAATTGATGTTAACAGCTTAACGTTAAAGCAGTTCGATCTGGATTATGGGTTGGATCACATCGAATTTAATAGTCATTCTGCGCTATTAACAAAAGAAGGCTGGGCATATTTTGGTAGCCCTAAAGGCTATGTAAAATTCAAGCCACAACAGCTATTTAATACAACACAGTCAATATCAACGCCTGTCATCAGCAAAATCAACATTGCGAATAAAAACATTGAGACACTAGAACAGTTTGCGGGCCAACACTTTCCTATGAATTTAGCGAATACTAAAGCATTTACCATAGGTTACCGAGACTTCCCGTTAAGCTTTGATTTTGTTGCACCTAATGCCAAGCTAAAAAACCAAACCAGATACCGCTACCGCTTAATTGGCCTAGAAGAAAGCTGGGTTGAAGCTGACAACGAAAACAGGCGTGCGACCTACACGAATTTAAGCTCAGGCGAATATACGTTTGAGGTTGAAGCCTTTGACCTTTTTGACCAGACGCTTGTTGAAGGTACTAAGCTTTCGTTTACTATCGCCCCGCCGTGGTGGTTAGACCAAAGCGCGGTTATTCTGTATGGCTTAGCTGGCATCCTACTATGCGCATACTTCTTGCAGCAGTTACGACATCGTCACGAATATCACTATCAGATCAAAAAAAGTGAAGAGCGATTAAAACTTTCGCTTTGGGGAAGTGGTGACGAAATGTGGGACTGGAATATTCGTACTCAGAAAATATTTCGTTCAAATATCTGGGGCATTTTAGAGTTCCCACAAGATGGCACACGTAATGTAGGAACAGAGCAAACAAATATTCACCCAAATGATATCAAGCGGGTAACCAACGCATTAGAAGATCATTTTGATAGCAAAACTGAACACTACGAGACAACGTATCGCGTTCTAGATAAACAAGAAAACTGGGTATGGGTACTCGACCGAGGCAAAGTGGTTGAGCGTAATGAGCAAGGTAAGCCATTGCGAATGACAGGTACCCTTAAAGACGTTAGTCAAATAAAAAAAGCAGAAGAAAGGCTTAAATTATTTGCCAAGTGTATTGAAAACATTTCTGACGCAGTCGTTATTTACGACCGTCAATTTAACACCATTGATGTTAACAAATCTTTTAGCCGCATTACCGGCAGAAGCAAAACCGATGTTATTGGCGAACAATTGCAGTTTAATCGCTACCCCGCTAATTTTACGCAATCAATTAAAAAGCAGTTGGTTGTTGAAGGCAGTTGGCAAGGTGAAATTGAAAGTTTGCGCCACAACAATGAGCTTTATTACTGTGAATTAACCTTAGATGTTATTCGTGACGAAGGCGACAATATTTCGCATTTTGTTGGCGTATTTTCAGACATTACTTCGCGCAAAGCATCAGACGCTGAACTGCGTCGCCTAGCGAATTCCGACACGCTAACAGGCTTGCCCAACCGTTCATATTTCCAAGCGAACCAACAGCGTTTGGTGAAAAGCAAAATGCCTCATGCCTTGTTAGTCTTCGATCTTGACAATTTCAAAAAAATTAATGACTCCATGGGGCATCAAGTCGGCGACCTTATCTTAGTTGAAGTGGCGAAACGAATTGCTCGCGTCGGCGGCAAGCGTATCAGTGTATATCGCCTTGGTGGTGACGAGTTTAGTATTATTATTGAAAATACCAATGATATTCATACGGTAACAACGCTCGCCAAAGAAATTCTTAACTGCATTGCTCAGCCACTAAAACTTAAAAACCAAGAGATTGTCTTGTTTAGCAGTATTGGTATTGTGCTGTACCCAGAAGATGGCGCGACGCCAGCAGAACTCCTTAAGAATGCCGATACCGCCATGTATCACGCGAAAGGCAATGGCGGTAATCGATATCAATTCTTCAGTGATTCAATGAATAAGCAAGCGGTGAAGCGTATTCAAATTGAAACGCTTATTCGCCATGGTTTAAAAGAAGACTATTTCTCGGTTTTCTATCAGCCTAAAATAGACATTGTCAGCGGTAAAGTCTCTGGCATGGAAGCCCTAGTGCGTTTTGAAACACCAACTAAAGGCATTATCAGCCCACTCGCGTTTATTCCTATTTCAGAAGAAACAGGGCAAATTATTGATATTGGTGAAATTGTTTTAAGAAAATCGTGTTTTGCAACTAAGCGCTGGATTGATGCGGGGTTATTTGATGGTCGTGTCGCGGTTAACCTATCCGCGGTCCAGTTTACGCAACCTAATTTGCCGCAGATGATTGCCAATATTTTAGAAGAAAGTCAGCTACCGGCTAAGCACTTAGAGCTTGAGATTACCGAAGGCACTGTAATGGATTCGCCGCAGCAAGCTATTGATACCATGCTGCAAATCCGCTCAATGGGCATTCATTTAGCCCTAGATGACTTTGGTACTGGTTACTCTTCTCTTGCTTATTTGAAGAAATTCCCACTCAATACGTTGAAAATAGACAAGGCTTTCGTTGACGATATTGAAAGCTCAGATCAAGGTCGAAACATGGTGGCAACCATAGTAACCATTGCTCACAACTTAGGTATGCAGGTTGTTGCAGAGGGCGTAGAGAATAATAATCAGTTGAGCTTCTTAGCTGGCCTTGGCTGCGAACAGTTACAAGGTTATTTGTATAGTAAGCCATTACCTGAAAATGACTTCCAAAAGTACCTACTAAGCTATCAAATTACTGATAAATCAACGAGCTTCATCAACAGCTAA
- the fadJ gene encoding fatty acid oxidation complex subunit alpha FadJ gives MTETTTQAGENSVFSLVRQENGIAHLIMDVPGETMNTLKAEFSEQVTEMLKEIKDDSSITGVVIVSGKADSFVAGADINMLASCTTAEEATTLSRQGQMVFDQMEKFPKPIIAAINGPCLGGGLELAMACHARICSDSPKTALGVPEVQLGLLPGGGGTQRLPKLVGIQKSLDMMLTGKQLRAKQALKAGLVDDVVPNTILVATAEKLALAGKVKAKQLKRSLMDKLLEGNSFGRKVVFDQASKSVLAKTKGNYPAPLKIIDCVRTGAENSPAMGYQVEADHFGHLVMTPESEQLRNLFFATTEMKKEDGVEGVAPEKVAKAGVLGGGLMGGGIAFVTATKAKVPVRVKDIAHNGINAALKYSFDLLNKKVKRRFMRHSEMQKQMSAITGTLDYSGFNDTDIVVEAVFEDLSLKQKMVADVEQHCKPETIFASNTSSLPIGQIAEKAERPENVIGLHYFSPVDKMPLAEIIAHEKTSDQTISTTVAFAKKQGKTPIVVKDKAGFFVNRILAPYMNEAARMLLAGEPIEKLDKALVKFGFPVGPMQLLDEVGIDIGAKISPILTAELGERFTAPEAFDRLINDGRLGKKSNKGFYLYGKAAKKGKKQVDETIYGLLGITPSGSLTEQEIAKRSVYMMLNEAMRCLGEGVVRNARDGDIGAIFGIGFPPFLGGPFRYIDKVGAVNIVNQLNQWAQQHGDRYKPCQALVDMAEQGTTCY, from the coding sequence ATGACTGAAACAACGACTCAAGCTGGCGAAAACAGCGTATTTTCGCTAGTGCGTCAAGAAAACGGTATCGCCCATTTGATTATGGATGTACCGGGCGAAACCATGAACACGCTTAAGGCAGAATTTAGTGAGCAAGTCACTGAAATGCTAAAAGAGATCAAAGACGATAGCAGTATTACTGGTGTTGTGATTGTTAGTGGTAAAGCCGATTCATTTGTCGCGGGTGCTGATATTAACATGTTAGCTAGCTGCACCACGGCAGAAGAGGCAACTACCTTGTCTCGTCAGGGGCAGATGGTTTTCGATCAAATGGAGAAGTTTCCTAAGCCAATTATTGCCGCCATTAATGGCCCGTGTCTTGGTGGCGGCTTAGAACTAGCCATGGCGTGTCATGCACGTATTTGTAGCGATAGCCCGAAAACGGCATTAGGTGTACCTGAAGTGCAACTTGGCTTATTGCCAGGTGGCGGAGGCACCCAGCGTTTACCTAAGCTTGTTGGTATTCAAAAGTCATTAGATATGATGCTGACGGGCAAACAGCTGCGTGCTAAACAAGCACTAAAAGCTGGGTTAGTGGATGATGTTGTACCGAATACTATTTTGGTCGCAACCGCTGAAAAACTGGCGTTAGCAGGCAAAGTTAAAGCTAAGCAGCTGAAACGCTCGTTAATGGATAAGTTACTTGAAGGTAACTCATTTGGTCGCAAAGTTGTTTTTGATCAAGCGAGCAAGTCAGTGTTGGCGAAAACTAAGGGTAATTACCCAGCACCATTAAAAATTATTGATTGTGTGCGCACTGGTGCAGAAAACTCACCAGCGATGGGTTACCAAGTGGAAGCCGATCATTTTGGCCACTTAGTAATGACGCCAGAGTCAGAGCAGCTGCGTAACTTATTCTTTGCCACCACAGAAATGAAAAAAGAAGATGGTGTTGAAGGGGTTGCTCCTGAAAAGGTGGCTAAAGCGGGCGTACTAGGTGGTGGTTTGATGGGCGGTGGTATTGCTTTTGTTACCGCAACCAAAGCGAAAGTGCCAGTGCGTGTGAAAGATATTGCACACAATGGCATTAATGCCGCGCTTAAATACAGTTTTGATTTACTGAATAAGAAAGTTAAGCGCCGTTTTATGCGCCACAGTGAAATGCAAAAGCAAATGTCAGCCATTACAGGCACGTTAGATTATTCTGGCTTTAACGATACTGATATTGTTGTTGAAGCGGTATTTGAAGACTTGTCATTAAAGCAAAAAATGGTTGCTGATGTTGAGCAACACTGTAAGCCTGAAACGATTTTTGCCAGTAACACCTCAAGCCTGCCAATTGGCCAAATCGCTGAAAAAGCTGAGCGCCCTGAGAATGTGATTGGCCTGCATTACTTTTCTCCTGTCGATAAAATGCCATTGGCAGAAATTATTGCTCACGAGAAAACCTCAGATCAAACTATCTCAACGACAGTGGCGTTTGCCAAAAAACAAGGCAAAACACCGATTGTGGTTAAAGACAAGGCGGGTTTCTTTGTTAACCGTATATTAGCGCCTTACATGAACGAAGCAGCGCGTATGTTACTTGCTGGTGAGCCAATTGAGAAACTTGACAAAGCGCTGGTTAAATTTGGTTTCCCTGTCGGGCCAATGCAGTTACTTGATGAAGTTGGCATTGATATTGGCGCTAAAATCTCGCCAATTTTAACCGCTGAATTAGGCGAGCGTTTCACCGCGCCTGAAGCCTTTGATCGATTAATCAATGACGGTCGATTAGGCAAAAAGTCAAACAAGGGTTTCTACCTGTATGGCAAAGCTGCCAAAAAAGGTAAAAAACAAGTGGATGAGACCATTTATGGTTTACTTGGTATTACCCCAAGTGGCAGCTTAACAGAGCAGGAAATTGCTAAGCGTAGTGTTTACATGATGCTAAACGAAGCAATGCGTTGTTTAGGTGAAGGTGTCGTGCGTAATGCCCGAGATGGTGACATTGGCGCAATTTTTGGCATTGGTTTCCCACCATTCTTAGGCGGTCCATTCCGTTATATTGATAAAGTTGGCGCGGTTAATATCGTCAACCAACTGAATCAGTGGGCACAGCAGCATGGTGATCGTTATAAACCATGCCAAGCACTCGTTGATATGGCAGAGCAGGGTACTACTTGCTACTAA
- the fadI gene encoding acetyl-CoA C-acyltransferase FadI, translated as MSHTIATPKGERIAVVAGLRTPFAKQATAFHGVPAVDLGKMVVNELMQKHDIDPKIVDQLVFGQVVQMPEAPNIAREIVLGTGMNVHTDAYSVSRACATSFQSTVNVAESIMAGVVDVGIAGGADSSSVAPIGVTKKLAKTLLDLSKAKTMGQKFALVRQLGLKDLLPVPPAVAEYSTGLSMGQTAEQMAKTHGITRQAQDELAHRSHVLATESWAAGKLDNEVMAAHPQPHKSFIEKDNCIRENSELAGYAKLRPVFDRKHGSVTAANSTALTDGAAAVLLMREGRAKELGYKPLGYIKSYGFAAIDVWEDMLMGPSYATPIALKRAGMELSDLTLIEMHEAFAAQALANMKMFGSTKFAKEHLGRDKAIGEIDMDKFNVMGGSLAYGHPFAATGARLITQTLNELNRRGGGVGLTTACAAGGLGAAMIVETD; from the coding sequence ATGTCCCATACCATAGCGACTCCAAAAGGAGAGCGTATTGCCGTTGTCGCAGGCTTGCGTACGCCTTTTGCTAAACAGGCAACAGCCTTTCATGGCGTACCTGCCGTAGACCTAGGAAAAATGGTGGTTAATGAGCTCATGCAAAAGCATGACATTGATCCGAAAATTGTAGACCAACTCGTGTTTGGTCAAGTGGTGCAAATGCCGGAAGCACCCAATATCGCCCGTGAAATTGTCTTAGGGACGGGTATGAATGTGCATACCGATGCTTATAGTGTCTCACGCGCTTGTGCAACGAGTTTTCAATCTACCGTTAATGTTGCCGAGTCGATCATGGCTGGCGTGGTTGATGTCGGTATTGCTGGTGGCGCTGATTCTTCATCAGTGGCGCCAATTGGGGTGACGAAAAAGCTGGCCAAAACGCTATTGGATTTATCAAAAGCAAAAACTATGGGGCAAAAGTTTGCGCTAGTTAGACAACTTGGCCTGAAAGACTTATTGCCTGTACCACCTGCTGTTGCTGAATACTCGACTGGCCTTTCAATGGGACAAACGGCAGAGCAAATGGCGAAAACGCATGGTATTACTCGCCAAGCACAAGATGAATTAGCGCATCGCTCACACGTATTAGCAACTGAAAGCTGGGCTGCTGGCAAACTTGATAATGAAGTGATGGCGGCGCATCCACAGCCTCACAAATCATTTATCGAAAAAGATAACTGTATTCGCGAAAACTCAGAGTTAGCTGGTTACGCCAAGCTTCGTCCGGTGTTCGATCGCAAACATGGCTCAGTAACGGCGGCGAACAGTACAGCGTTAACCGATGGTGCGGCTGCGGTATTGTTGATGCGTGAAGGGCGTGCCAAAGAGCTAGGTTACAAGCCGCTTGGTTATATCAAAAGCTATGGTTTTGCTGCTATCGATGTATGGGAAGACATGCTAATGGGGCCAAGTTACGCAACGCCAATCGCCTTAAAACGCGCAGGTATGGAGTTAAGCGATTTAACATTAATCGAAATGCATGAAGCATTTGCGGCGCAAGCATTAGCAAATATGAAGATGTTTGGCTCGACTAAGTTTGCTAAAGAGCATTTAGGTCGCGACAAGGCGATAGGTGAAATTGACATGGACAAGTTCAATGTTATGGGCGGTTCACTGGCTTATGGTCACCCATTTGCGGCAACAGGTGCCCGCTTAATTACCCAAACACTTAATGAATTAAATCGTCGTGGTGGCGGTGTTGGCTTAACCACGGCGTGTGCTGCGGGTGGTTTAGGTGCAGCCATGATTGTGGAGACAGACTAA